From a single Cytophagales bacterium WSM2-2 genomic region:
- a CDS encoding protease PrsW, protein MDKLLLLALALAPGAIIGLYIYLKDKYEREPIRLLVLSFFLGIMSTVVTLLISIPVNWLIPIDTKSLTEQAFHAFLLVALVEEFSKFIFVRWVLYPNKNFNEPFDGIVYAVSVSLGFAGLENILYVMNSGIETAIMRMFTAVPAHASFAVLMGYYMGRAKFEHGKSYLVWYGLFAATFFHGAYDYFWFISYVPGLWIGAIASLIACILFSRKAIHIHQQASPFIPTSGDLPKEENRD, encoded by the coding sequence ATGGATAAGCTCTTACTCCTTGCCCTGGCATTAGCTCCGGGAGCGATCATCGGTCTTTACATTTATCTGAAGGACAAGTACGAGCGTGAACCAATTCGACTGCTGGTCTTGAGCTTTTTTCTCGGCATTATGAGCACAGTAGTTACCTTGCTCATCAGTATTCCTGTCAATTGGCTTATCCCAATTGACACTAAAAGTCTCACCGAACAGGCCTTTCATGCATTCCTTCTAGTAGCGTTGGTAGAAGAGTTCAGCAAATTCATTTTTGTGCGCTGGGTGCTTTATCCAAATAAAAATTTCAACGAACCTTTTGATGGCATTGTCTATGCGGTCAGCGTGAGCCTTGGATTCGCCGGGCTTGAAAACATTTTATACGTGATGAACAGTGGTATTGAAACTGCCATCATGCGTATGTTCACTGCCGTGCCAGCGCATGCTTCGTTCGCAGTCCTCATGGGTTACTATATGGGCAGAGCCAAATTTGAGCACGGAAAATCATACCTGGTCTGGTACGGTTTGTTTGCCGCAACTTTTTTCCACGGAGCTTACGATTACTTCTGGTTCATCTCCTACGTGCCAGGATTATGGATTGGTGCAATCGCATCCCTGATTGCTTGCATTCTATTCTCCCGCAAGGCTATTCACATTCACCAACAGGCATCACCTTTTATTCCAACTTCCGGGGATTTACCAAAGGAAGAAAACCGGGATTAA